In Spiroplasma clarkii, the DNA window CACTTGCACTTAGTTTTGCATTACTATAGATGTTAATTGAACTACCATCAGCAAAGATTTGACGGGTTTCAGGTTCTTGATAACCTAGGAATTCGTTGGCATAAATTTGGTCCATAAAGAAGCGGTCACCATTATAAACTTTTTCAATACCCACAATTTTTAAAGGTTTTGATTCTTCTTCAAAAATTTGGTTGTGTAATAACCCTTCTTTTAGAGCAATGTTAAGTCATGAATTTGTTCCTGTCATAGCAATTTGAAATAAATCAATTGGGACATGACGATTATCTTCATAAGTGTAGATATCAAATGGATTCACTGTTAGTATACCATTACTATCTGCTGCTAACTTTTGTCCAGAATATGCTTCATAGTCATTGTTAACTTTATTTAACAATTCAACATCAACATTTTTAACATCTAACTGTAAAGTAATGTCTTTTAAGTTATAGTACTCAACCATGTCACCAGCTTCATCACGATAGTAAAATCCACCTTCTTGTTCTGCATCTGGTATTAAGTAACTAAATTTATCTAACTTCATAGTTGCTAAATCAATGCTTTTTCCATTAACTTTGTAACTTCAAGCACTTGTATCAAGAAATTGACTTTTGTCAATTTCTTTTACAGCAAGTTTATTGGTTGGTGTTTTTATGGTAAACTCTTGTCCAACTTGATATCCCCTTACTTTTAATTTTTCGTTAATTAAAACTGGGATATAATCTAAGTTACTTTGGTACTTAATGGTTTGTAAATTACTAAATTGAATTTGGTGATCTGTTCTAGTTAGATCTAAACCAAACCCTTCTAAATTTAAACCAGATTTAAAGTCATTTGCTTGCAATCTAGTATAAAGTTCATCAAAATCTAAATTAACTGGAATTGCCCCAAAGTTAAAGGCAAAATTTAAGTAATTAGTTTCATCAGCTTCTCATAATTGTTTAATTGTTGAAGGTAAAATATTGTTTGAAATATTTTTAATACATCCATCAACATTATCAATACCCGAAATTGGTTCTTGAGCAAATAATGTTGGTAACACTTGACAAGCAAAGTTATTAACTGTGGTTGTCACAGCTTTTCCAGCTTCTGGACTTGCTAAATTTCCAGCAGCAATTACATCATGTAAAGTTTGTGGAGAAATTGTTATTCCCTTAAATGTTAATAAGTTGTTGTAAACAACATCTTCAAAACTTTGAGCAAAATATTGATTCCCTAAAACTTCGGCATCTGCTAATAAGTTATAGTAAGCTGAACCTGATGTTTCTGATAAGTTTCTTTTAACATAAGTGTTAAAGATTGAAACAGCTGCATTTGATGCTTGCCTATCAGCAGTTACCTGATAAAAGGCTGGTCGAGTTAGTGGATTATTAGTCACTTGGTTTGCATAACTGTAATCATTGTTATAATCAATTCTAGTAAAATACTCTTCTTTCATTTTTGTCATTGAAGAAGGCAAAATACTTGCAAAAGTTAAAATTAAACTTGAAAAAGTAATTACTCCTAAAAAAGTGAATAAACTGCTAACTGAAGTTGAAACCAAAATCATTCTTAACTTACTTGTAAAACGTTGGTACTTGAACTTATAAATAAGTCTAGTTAAAGTTAAGTTTGGTTGGTGACTTTTACTTGGTGCTAGTAAGGCCAATGGGTTTTGACGAATTGTAGCATAGGCTACAATTCCAACAACAATTGTATTTAAAATTAAAAATCCCAATAATAAGAAAATTAATATTTGTCAATCGATTGTAAACAAAACTGGAATATTAAAGTAATTTTCAAAAACCTTCATAACTGGTGTTTGTAAAAAGATACTTAATGCTCACCCAATTGGGACAATTACAAGTAAAGGTAAGCCCATATAAGCTAAATAATTTATTAAGATTTTCCCATTTGAATAACCCAATGATTTTAGATTACCAATTTGTCCTCTTTGACTCACCATGACCTTTTTAACAATTGTGTAAATCATAAAGGCAATACATAACATAAAGATTAGACAAAAAATTATTAAAATAGCTAAAAATAGTGAAGATACAGTCATAATTAATTCACTTCTTAAAGCTAAAGTTGAAGTTGCATCTTTAGCTTCTAAATTTGCTCGAGCATATCTTAAATCATCATTAAAAGTATTTGTAGTTAAAGCTTCAATTGCATCTGGAAGTGTTACCATGTTATCTGCAAGATACAGCTGAAACAATTTAACATTATCAACTAGGCTATTTTGCTCTCCAAAATAGCGCATATAAGTACGACTCACATCTTGATAATTAGAACTTGGCACTAATGGGGCCCTGCTCTCTAAATAGTTAAAGTATTTTTCGAAAGTTATTGAGTTAGTATAAAAGACTGCTTCATTACTTTGATTTGAAATTAAATCTTCTTCATAAATTGTTGGATAAGTGTTATAGTAATCTGTTCCAATAGCATCTAAACGGAATTCATCTGCTTTTGTATTGAATTCAGGAAATATTTTATAAATTTTTCCCAATTCTCACTGATTTTCTTCAACCCATCCACTTGATGCCATAAAACTATTACGAGTTAAAACATCATTTCCTTGTAATTGATCATAAATTGTGTAACTTTCAGGATAATAGAAGTGTGTTTCATCAATTTTTTGATTATTACTTGTTATTGTTGTTGTGTTATAAAATGATGAAATAAAGCGGAATTTTTGTCCTTCTTTATTTCACATAACAACTTCACTAGTTAATTCAACTGTAAAGTTTGTTAAGTTCCCCAAGATTTTAAAATATGTTTCAAATAAATTACGACTTGTGATGTTTTTTTGATCAATAATAAAACCTGCAGGTTCTTGAGGTGATCAAAAGAGATTTCGAGCCTCAAAGTCCTTAATTGCATAAGTTCCATTTTTGTACAGTTGCTCAATTCCATAAGATCTTTGATTTTTATTATCAAAAACTTCTGCAATTGTTGAACGGTCTGCAAGATAGTATTGAGATTTTGCTGAATCTTCATCTAAACTTGTAAATACTCTTCCAATTCTTCCATTAAAACCTTTAGTTTTAATTTCTTCAAGACTTTCAGGCTCATTTTCTGCTGATTGAAAATTGATTCTGGTTTCAACAATTGTCGCATCTTGTTCAACTTTGTAAATTTGGGCAATAACATTTTTGATTGTTGAGGTTATTGCAGAGTTGTTTACATAAAACATGTAATCAAACAAGTTGCTAGCAACAGTTAGATCACTAGTTGACAAGTTTCCTTGAAAGTAATTAAACTTTTGGTACAATTGCCCAAATAATGAATTTTTAAAGGCAGCATTTTCAAAGTTAAAACGATAAAAACGTCCAAATTCACCACTTTGTACAATTGCTAACTTTTGTTGTAAGTTGAATCTACTGACCACCTCACCTTGACTAGGTTGATATGGTCTGATATTTGCTGGATCATACTTTGATTCAGTATCACCAAAACCAAAATTAACATAATATGTTCCATAAATTTCATAAATTGCTGAATCATATGTAAATTCACCCTTTTGGTTTTTTGCAATTTTAAATTCATATGGTTTTAAAACAGCATCGTTAGCGCCAATTATTAAAGTTGCATAACTGGTTTGGTTGGCACTTAAAACATCTAAGTTAAAGGCAAACCATGGGTTTAAAGTTTGAACATCATTTGCATCATAACCACTTGTGGTATAACGAAATGAATAATCATAAGGTACATAATTTTGAGTAATCCTATCTTTGGTTCTAATTAAGTTTGAAGCTGAGATTCCAAAAGTGGAAGTAAAAACCACACTTAATAAAATTAACAAGATAAAAATAATAAATTGTACATAGTCCTTAATGAACTTCATAAACCCATTTTTAAATAATAACATTTGTTACTTCCCCCTTAATGAGTTACAAAAATTTAAAATTAATAGACTAGTAAATATTGTAAAATTGTACTCCATCTTTGAAGCAATCAATTCCACTTATGACTCAGTATGGGTTATTTACATCTCCACTAATATTTGCTCATTTTACTTTATATTCAAAGTTAACAGGTTTCAAGTTTTTAACTAAACCTGTTCCATCATAGTCAAGTAAATCAGTTTCGTCAATTATTCCTTGTTCAACACCAAGAACTTTTCCTGAGATTCTGTCTGGATCAACTAAAGCTAAAGCACTTTGTGTTGGAGCTTTTTCATCTAAAGTTGTTTGATTTTCAACAATTGTTTGGTATGGGTTAAAGTTATGTGGCACTTCAACTTTTTTAGTTTGCTTACTTGCTGTTGAAGAAGTATCACCTCTACCTGTGTATTTTAAAGTAAATTGCATTTCACCACCAAGTTCTTCATTTGAAGTTGTGTTTAAATTTACATCAGTTCTTTCTCAGTAGTTATCATCAAAAATGTATTGGTAAATCATTCCATGTGTTGCATACATTCCTTGGTTGACATTGGCTTTTAATGAATTAAAGATTTTTATAAATTCATTGCTACCTTTTTTTTCTGAATCTGTCAAAGTTGTATAAACACGTTCTAAGTATGAACCAGGGTTATAACCACTACCATTAAATCCTAAAATTCTTAAATAATCTTGTTTTTGTAAGTTTGTTAAATTTCTAAAAGCACCTGAAAATTTTGATTTTATTGCTTCAACTGAGGCAACTACGTCTTCATCAAGAGTAATTTCAAAACAACGTTTATATACTTCTAATAAATTTAGTGCTCCCTCACCATTTTTTGATAAAACTTGGTCATTTCATGCATCACCTGCATTCTCAAAAAGAGATAATAACCCTGAAGCTGGTCTTCCAAATGAACCTGTTGTTGTAAATAAAGCAGTGGCAGCTTTTCTTTCAGCACCAGTTTTTGCTTTAATTTCAGCAATCATTTGACCAACTATTTCAACCATAAGTTTTGCATTAGTACTTTCTTTGTCATCTAAAATTAATTCAATTGATGGTTTACCAGTAATAGGATTAGTAATTTCCTCAGAATTACCTTGATATTTTCTTAAAACATCAAATCCAATGTGACTTGGTTTTACTGTGTCTGCACCAAGTTGTGAAACTGTTCCTAAAGGATCTGGTGCCTTAGGAAGTTCTTTTATTTTATCTAATAAGTCATCTGTGAAATGTTCTCGCATTTCTCCAAGGTAATTTGGTTGAACTATATAATTAAATGCATGTCAAACATTAGTGATTAGTGAAAATGAGATTCCTTGTAAGAATCTATCATTGGGTACATCACTTACTACAATTGGCATTAAGTAGTTTGCAAGTTCACCTGTAAACATAGCTCCTGATGAAGTTGTTGAAAGGTTTTGTAGTAAAGAACCATAAAATGAAACTCCTGCTCCAAAGTTATTACTTTGACCAGCCTGAGCCATTCTTCCCCCAACTTCATTAAATTCAATCTTTTGGTCACCATCTTTTAGAGTTGATCATTTTTCATTACCAGGTTTATCATTAGTATAACCTGGTGCTAATTCTAGATTACTTTTACCTAACTTTCGGTTAGCATCTCATCCACTATTATTTCACTGATTATCTTTATCTTCAAAATTGAAATTTATTGCTGATTTACCTGTATACATTAAAGAGTTATATCATGCATAACCCCCTCCATTGCTATCGTAATCTCAAGTTCCTGGCCCTACATTTTGAAATAAAGTTCCTTGGTCCATTCTTGCACGAGTGTCTCCTGGGTATCCTCCATCAAAACCTTTATTTAATAAGTAGTTTGTTAAAGCACCTGTATCTTGAATTCCTCATGCTAATTGACGACGATCGTAATCACTTGCCAAACTCAAGTCTTTGTGAAGTCCTGCCAAGTAACCTTTAGCTCCATTACGATCAGGGTTGTTGAAAGAAAGTTTACTTCCATCTTGGTTCATTGTGTCATAGAAAGTTTTTTCACCATTAATTATATTTTGATAAAAGTCATCACTATACATTCCCATAACATAACTTGCCATTGCTCCAGCACCCATATCTTGATCTAGAGACTCAATTGAAGGTGCTAAAAGTTTTTTATAAAGGTTGAAATATTTTTGAGTATTTATACTTTTAATTTCACCATTATCATTAAATTCATATTCAGTTGGAAAACGACTTACCATAGCTTCTGGTGTTAGAAACATTGACAATAGTTCATTTACATTAAAGTTAAGATTTTCATGTCTGGCTGCAAGAATTAATCTTGTCATAAATTCTGCTCCAGCAACCATTTCTGATTGAATATCAGTAGTATTTGATTCTTGAGGTTTTAACTTTTTACCACAAGCAGCTACTGGGGCTACAATTGAAGATGTTAAAGTTAAAACGCTTAAAACGCTTAATAATTTTTTCATATAGTTTTTCTCCTAATTTGTTTTTTAAATGTTATTTAGTTTTATAATTAAATAAGAACAATTTTAGGGAACAACCTTTTTTTATAATTTCTTAAATTATTTGTTTTATTATGGGCTATTTTTAAAATGATTTTTAAAAATCAACAAGTACTAACTTCAAAACCAAAGTAGTCACTTTGGTTTGCACTAAGTTCTTGCTCAGTTTCATTTTTTTCAAAACTTGCAGCAACCACAATTGGTTCTAACTTTTGTCTACGTAATTCTTGTGCGTATTTCAAAGACAACAAATTTATTAAGTAACTTACAAAACCAGCAATAAGTACTAATATTAATGATGTAAAAGATAGGTAAAGTAAGTTTGCTCTTAAGGTCATTAAGTCAACAATGTTATTTATTTTTGCTTGTAACAGATCAATTGAAACTACAGTTTCGTAAAGTTGGTGATTAACTATTGAGTTTAGGTTAATGCTTCAAAAATAAATTAAACT includes these proteins:
- a CDS encoding ABC transporter permease; its protein translation is MLLFKNGFMKFIKDYVQFIIFILLILLSVVFTSTFGISASNLIRTKDRITQNYVPYDYSFRYTTSGYDANDVQTLNPWFAFNLDVLSANQTSYATLIIGANDAVLKPYEFKIAKNQKGEFTYDSAIYEIYGTYYVNFGFGDTESKYDPANIRPYQPSQGEVVSRFNLQQKLAIVQSGEFGRFYRFNFENAAFKNSLFGQLYQKFNYFQGNLSTSDLTVASNLFDYMFYVNNSAITSTIKNVIAQIYKVEQDATIVETRINFQSAENEPESLEEIKTKGFNGRIGRVFTSLDEDSAKSQYYLADRSTIAEVFDNKNQRSYGIEQLYKNGTYAIKDFEARNLFWSPQEPAGFIIDQKNITSRNLFETYFKILGNLTNFTVELTSEVVMWNKEGQKFRFISSFYNTTTITSNNQKIDETHFYYPESYTIYDQLQGNDVLTRNSFMASSGWVEENQWELGKIYKIFPEFNTKADEFRLDAIGTDYYNTYPTIYEEDLISNQSNEAVFYTNSITFEKYFNYLESRAPLVPSSNYQDVSRTYMRYFGEQNSLVDNVKLFQLYLADNMVTLPDAIEALTTNTFNDDLRYARANLEAKDATSTLALRSELIMTVSSLFLAILIIFCLIFMLCIAFMIYTIVKKVMVSQRGQIGNLKSLGYSNGKILINYLAYMGLPLLVIVPIGWALSIFLQTPVMKVFENYFNIPVLFTIDWQILIFLLLGFLILNTIVVGIVAYATIRQNPLALLAPSKSHQPNLTLTRLIYKFKYQRFTSKLRMILVSTSVSSLFTFLGVITFSSLILTFASILPSSMTKMKEEYFTRIDYNNDYSYANQVTNNPLTRPAFYQVTADRQASNAAVSIFNTYVKRNLSETSGSAYYNLLADAEVLGNQYFAQSFEDVVYNNLLTFKGITISPQTLHDVIAAGNLASPEAGKAVTTTVNNFACQVLPTLFAQEPISGIDNVDGCIKNISNNILPSTIKQLWEADETNYLNFAFNFGAIPVNLDFDELYTRLQANDFKSGLNLEGFGLDLTRTDHQIQFSNLQTIKYQSNLDYIPVLINEKLKVRGYQVGQEFTIKTPTNKLAVKEIDKSQFLDTSAWSYKVNGKSIDLATMKLDKFSYLIPDAEQEGGFYYRDEAGDMVEYYNLKDITLQLDVKNVDVELLNKVNNDYEAYSGQKLAADSNGILTVNPFDIYTYEDNRHVPIDLFQIAMTGTNSWLNIALKEGLLHNQIFEEESKPLKIVGIEKVYNGDRFFMDQIYANEFLGYQEPETRQIFADGSSINIYSNAKLSASAVATDHFENYLLTPSNMNNTTDGFAAFMKPTIGQTDFIKIREAAVEDLIASTLAIVIVLILICIITSIIVIYLMTDMFVGHYKTFMSYMRIQGYFMKEINSVVMWIFLPLTLVGAALGIGIVLLTLYTIVPAALLILNVAVGFLLNWWLLPMVLVLTILIFGISYTIILKSLANVQLAKILG